Proteins encoded by one window of Salvia splendens isolate huo1 chromosome 14, SspV2, whole genome shotgun sequence:
- the LOC121763691 gene encoding trihelix transcription factor PTL-like yields MEDQYGTGDLRHFIDGRPHFPAISQPLDFPSCHRSSYPYDMLIFRQSDSSGIAPSAEGGAALISFDGGIASGGAGRWPRQETLTLLEIRSRLDPKFKKANQKTPLWDEVSRIMSQEYGYQRSSKKCREKFENLYKYYKKTKEGKAGRQDGKHYRFFRQLEALYGTNNNSSSASHFHCNFPSSNNDQEPYPLSKISDSSLPDSCDCDASSSQCTDSNAEEARMKKRRGKMRRSLKAEIEASIEAQMRSMMEKQEAWMEKMARAIDGKEQERHVREEQWRRQDAARIDGEHKMWAKEKAWIEARDATLMEAFNKLAAPESQVTRLIPAEEMALDEIAGGLMCREKWDHVINDYLIKCSKKKKEGNNAYDSISNHGNGADAAANDGLFRCFIGDSYQRL; encoded by the exons ATGGAAGATCAATACGGGACGGGAGATCTGCGCCACTTCATCGATGGCCGGCCTCACTTTCCGGCCATCTCTCAGCCGCTGGATTTTCCCTCCTGCCATCGCTCCTCCTATCCCTACGATATGCTCATCTTCCGGCAGTCGGATTCCAGTGGCATCGCACCTTCAGCTGAGGGCGGCGCAGCTCTTATCAGCTTCGATGGTGGTATAGCCAGCGGCGGCGCAGGGCGGTGGCCCAGGCAAGAAACGCTGACGCTTCTTGAGATCAGATCAAGGCTTGATCCTAAGTTCAAGAAAGCCAATCAGAAAACCCCCTTGTGGGATGAGGTCTCAAG GATTATGTCGCAAGAATATGGATATCAGAGGAGTAGCAAGAAATGCAGAGAAAAGTTCGAGAATCTATACAAGTATTACAAGAAGACCAAAGAAGGCAAAGCCGGCAGACAAGACGGCAAGCACTACAGATTCTTCCGACAGCTCGAAGCCCTCTACGGCACCAACAACAACTCCTCATCAGCTTCTCATTTTCACTGCAATTTCCCAAGCAGCAACAACGATCAAGAACCCTATCCGTTATCGAAGATTTCCGACAGCAGCCTCCCGGACTCGTGCGACTGCGACGCCAGCTCATCGCAGTGCACCGATTCGAACGCGGAGGAGGCGAGGATGAAGAAGAGGAGGGGCAAGATGAGGAGGAGCCTGAAGGCGGAGATCGAGGCGTCGATTGAGGCCCAGATGAGGAGCATGATGGAGAAGCAGGAGGCGTGGATGGAGAAGATGGCGAGAGCGATCGACGGGAAGGAGCAGGAGCGCCACGTCAGAGAGGAGCAGTGGCGCCGGCAAGACGCAGCCAGGATAGACGGAGAGCACAAGATGTGGGCTAAGGAGAAGGCGTGGATCGAGGCGCGCGACGCCACCCTCATGGAGGCCTTTAATAAACTGGCAGCACCGGAGAGCCAGGTCACGAGGCTGATACCGGCGGAGGAGATGGCGTTGGATGAGATTGCCGGAGGATTGATGTGTAGGGAGAAGTGGGATCATGTGATCAATGATTATCTCATCAAatgcagcaagaagaagaaggagggtAATAATGCTTATGATTCGATTTCCAACCATGGGAATGGTGCTGATGCTGCTGCAAATGATGGACTCTTTAGGTGCTTCATTGGAGATTCGTATCAAAGATTATGA
- the LOC121765016 gene encoding uncharacterized protein LOC121765016: MESTRRSFDRSLSKEPGPKKPRLTEDPTAADRISNGRAGFIQRPAISNPAVGGGPRTQRDRDSESSDSMRGSFHHQTGAQLHQELVTQYKTALAELTFNSKPIITNLTIIAGESLPAAKAIAATICNNIIEVPSDQKLPSLYLLDSIVKNIGRDYIKFFASRLPEVFCKAYRQVDPSIHQGMRHLFGTWKGVFPPQSLQLIERELGFTSAATVSAASRTESQAQRPAHSIHVNPKYLEARQRLQTSRSIQQHQRDQVNNPVREKSSGVEFADDYGSGVLGRSGLGSGRMTEHLKDPGYDRPWDESDSDLIGMANQKNGFGLKHGLESFVAHESVHFDSDLQPKKNISSRNTNGMRENWKDSEEEEYTWSEMNSRPTIADAPTKNQWAPANYDRVDFESHLPGHQNIHDIGPRDDDELSIDSISMDRSQVASGAQVPLWSQKLHPPEGSMHLGSGKTLSVQSEGFATGLNSTKSTMGKTHSQSQLGQSHIGMPSFKFPMNETPLSKGSMSQERQTLAPPSSARSLVHQRPPSPSVASHGQSQFLNNSSERNPTATGPPKDPRRRPGQKNTNYPDQVSTDPPMPTRGVYQASKQKPQPTNLRSTSTMAPPTQQRKHAPAARPRSVEVSQFETSVPEHRLLSSQISGSGSRSSMGNSSSDQSNPFTVDSPGKSITSSLTGSLNNPFSSQETRPGSSVKMPSAVNSTSNPFSSLLSSLVAKGLISSSKSDPVLSTSPKTDQPMDKVPETAKPSSAPVSSVPVTLSKPIVSVSDKPSSSEATLNTSDRLAPSTDKIKHLIGFDFKPDVVRKFHPDVISDLLCNLPHLCTICGLKLKFQEQLDKHMEWHASKVPEDDPLSKISRSWYTDVVDWVSGVGNAHPQSSPLDIGGSGDILESNEPLVPADESQCACILCGELFEDFYDQENDEWMFKGALYLTIPSPNEGLGATSDTLVLSPIVHSDCISEDTMNDLGLAYDVKMEKE, from the exons ATGGAGAGCACACGAAGATCGTTCGACAGATCTCTTTCGAAGGAACCGGGACCGAAGAAACCTAGGCTTACAGAGGACCCTACTGCAGCGGATCGAATCTCCAATGGCCGTGCCGGATTTATCCAACGTCCTGCTATTTCGAACCCTGCTGTTGGCGGAGGCCCAAGGACTCAGAGGGACCGAGACTCGGAAAGTAGCGATTCTATGCGGGGGTCCTTTCATCACCAGACAGGGGCGCAGTTGCATCAGGAACTGGTGACTCAGTACAAGACCGCGCTGGCTGAGCTGACTTTCAATTCGAAGCCCATCATAACCAACCTGACAATTATTGCTGGAGAGAGTTTGCCTGCGGCCAAGGCCATTGCAGCTACTATCTGCAACAATATTATTGAG GTTCCTAGCGATCAAAAACTGCCTTCTCTGTATCTATTAGACAGCATTGTGAAAAATATTGGGAGAGATTACATAAAATTCTTTGCTTCCAGACTACCGGAG GTCTTCTGTAAGGCATATAGACAGGTTGATCCTTCAATACACCAAGGTATGCGGCACCTCTTTGGCACCTGGAAGGGAGTCTTCCCCCCACAGTCGCTTCAGCTGATTGAGAGGGAACTTGGATTCACCTCTGCAGCTACTGTATCAGCAGCCTCTAGAACTGAATCACAAGCCCAACGTCCTGCGCATAGCATTCATGTAAACCCTAAGTATTTGGAGGCAAGGCAGCGACTGCAAACCAGCAGG TCTATCCAGCAACATCAAAGAGATCAAGTAAATAATCCAGTTCGTGAGAAAAGTTCTGGTGTAGAATTTGCAGATGATTATGGTTCTGGTGTCTTGGGGCGTTCAGGCTTGGGAAGTGGAAGGATGACAGAACACCTTAAAGATCCTGGATATGACAGGCCCTGGGATGAATCAGACAGTGATTTGATTGGGATGGCGAATCAAAAGAATGGTTTTGGTCTGAAACATGGATTAGAAAGCTTTGTTGCCCACGAATCCGTACATTTTGACTCAGATCTACAGCCTAAGAAAAATATATCCAGTAGGAACACAAATGGGATGAGGGAGAACTGGAAAGACTCTGAGGAGGAGGAGTATACCTGGAGTGAGATGAACTCTAGACCTACTATAGCTGATGCTCCAACTAAAAATCAATGGGCCCCAGCCAATTATGATAGAGTG GATTTTGAAAGCCATCTCCCAGGACATCAAAATATACATGATATTGGGCCAAGGGATGATGATGAACTTTCAATTGATTCCATCTCCATGGATCGCAGCCAAGTGGCTTCGGGGGCTCAAGTGCCATTGTGGTCACAAAAGCTGCATCCACCAGAAGGGAGTATGCATTTAGGGAGTGGTAAAACCTTATCAGTTCAGTCTGAGGGATTTGCAACTGGGTTGAATAGCACCAAAAGTACAATGGGCAAGACCCATTCTCAGTCACAGCTCGGTCAATCTCATATTGGAATGCCAAGCTTTAAGTTCCCGATGAATGAAACACCTTTGTCGAAAGGATCAATGAGTCAAGAGCGGCAGACTCTTGCCCCTCCATCCTCAGCACGATCATTAGTGCATCAACGTCCTCCGTCACCTTCTGTTGCTTCTCATGGCCAGAGTCAATTTCTAAACAATTCTTCTGAGCGCAACCCCACAGCTACAGGTCCTCCTAAAGATCCTCGAAGGCGTCCAGGGCAAAAGAACACGAACTATCCTGACCAAGTTTCAACGGATCCTCCTATGCCAACTCGGGGAGTTTATCAGGCAAGCAAACAGAAGCCGCAACCTACAAATCTACGGTCTACGTCCACTATGGCACCTCCCACTCAACAAAGGAAACATGCTCCTGCTGCTCGACCAAGAAGTGTTGAAGTCTCTCAATTTGAGACTTCTGTGCCTGAACACCGCTTGCTATCATCACAAATTTCAGGCTCTGGAAGCCGCTCGTCGATGGGGAATTCATCTTCCGACCAATCGAATCCTTTTACTGTTGATTCCCCTGGAAAATCCATTACTAGTTCACTAACAGGTAGCTTAAATAACCCTTTCAGTTCTCAAGAAACCAGGCCCGGTTCATCTGTGAAGATGCCAAGTGCAGTTAATTCCacctcaaatcctttttccagTCTCTTAAGCTCATTGGTTGCAAAAGGCCTGATATCTTCTTCGAAGTCTGATCCAGTGTTGTCCACATCACCTAAAACTGATCAACCTATGGACAAAGTTCCAGAGACTGCCAAACCTAGTTCAGCTCCAGTTTCTTCTGTTCCAGTCACATTGTCAAAACCTATTGTGTCTGTGAGTGACAAGCCATCTTCATCTGAGGCTACACTTAATACTTCTGACAGATTGGCTCCCTCAACAGACAAGATAAAACATCTTATTGGTTTTGACTTCAAGCCAGATGTAGTCCGTAAGTTCCATCCAGATGTGATTAGTGATCTTCTCTGTAATCTTCCACATCTTTGTACCATATGTGGTCTTAAACTTAAATttcaagaacagcttgacaaaCACATGGAATGGCATGCATCAAAGGTTCCTGAGGATGACCCCTTGAGTAAGATTTCAAGGAGTTGGTACACAGATGTAGTTGATTGGGTTTCAGGAGTTGGTAATGCTCATCCTCAAAGTAGTCCTTTGGATATTGGAGGTTCAGGTGATATACTAGAAAGTAATGAGCCATTGGTCCCAGCAGATGAGAGTCAATgtgcatgtatattgtgtggTGAGCTGTTTGAAGATTTCTACGATCAAGAAAACGATGAGTGGATGTTTAAAGGAGCTCTTTACTTAACCATCCCATCCCCGAACGAGGGACTTGGAGCCACAAGTGATACTTTGGTTCTTAGTCCGATAGTCCATTCTGACTGTATATCAGAAGACACTATGAATGACTTGGGACTAGCTTATGATGTCAAAATG GAAAAGGAATAA
- the LOC121763913 gene encoding fructose-bisphosphate aldolase 3, cytoplasmic-like, translating into MSCYRGKYADELIKNAAYIGTPGKGILAADESTGTIGKRFESIKVDNNEENRRALRELLFTAPGVLPFLSGVILFEETLYQKTAAGKPFVDVMKEGGVLPGIKVDKGTVELAGTDGETTTQGLDDMAKRCQQYYTAGARFAKWRAVLKIGPNLPSQLAINENANGLARYAIICQENGLVPIVEPEILVDGSHDIDRCADVTERVLAACYKALNDHHVLLEGTLLKPNMVTPGSDAKKVAPEVIAEYTVRALQRTMPPAVPAVVFLSGGQSEEEATVNLNAMNKLKTKKPWSLTFSYGRALQQSTLKAWAGKTENVKKAQENFHGRCKANSEATLGTYQGGAAGSEGASESLHVKDYKY; encoded by the exons ATGTCTTGCTACAGGGGAAAATACGCTG ATGAACTGATCAAGAATGCTGCATATATTGGTACGCCGGGGAAGGGCATCCTCGCCGCCGACGAGTCCACCGGCACAATTGGGAAGCGCTTTGAAAGCATTAAAGTCGACAACAACGAGGAAAACCGGAGGGCTCTTCGCGAGCTCCTCTTCACCGCCCCCGGCGTTCTCCCCTTTCTCAGTGGAGTCATCCTCTTTGAGGAGACTTTGTATCAGAAAACTGCTGCCG GCAAGCCCTTTGTGGACGTGATGAAGGAAGGGGGTGTCCTCCCTGGCATCAAGGTCGATAAGGGCACAGTGGAGCTCGCCGGCACAGACGGCGAGACCACCACCCAGGGCCTCGATGACATGGCGAAGCGGTGCCAGCAGTACTACACTGCTGGTGCCCGCTTCGCCAAGTGGCGGGCCGTCCTAAAGATTGGCCCCAACCTGCCATCCCAGCTGGCAATCAATGAGAACGCCAACGGACTGGCCCGCTACGCCATCATCTGCCAGGAGAACGGACTGGTCCCGATCGTGGAGCCCGAGATCCTGGTGGACGGGAGCCACGACATCGACCGGTGCGCGGACGTGACGGAGCGCGTGCTGGCCGCGTGCTACAAGGCACTGAACGACCACCACGTGCTCTTGGAGGGGACCCTCCTGAAGCCGAACATGGTCACCCCGGGTTCCGACGCTAAGAAGGTGGCGCCCGAGGTGATCGCTGAGTACACCGTCCGGGCGCTGCAGCGGACGATGCCGCCAGCGGTTCCGGCGGTGGTGTTCCTCTCCGGGGGGCAGAGCGAGGAGGAGGCGACGGTGAATCTGAACGCAATGAACAAGCTGAAGACGAAGAAGCCGTGGAGCCTGACGTTCTCGTACGGGCGGGCGCTGCAGCAGAGCACGCTCAAGGCGTGGGCTGGCAAGACTGAGAATGTCAAGAAGGCTCAGGAGAATTTCCATGGCCGCTGCAAGGCCAACTCCGAGGCCACGCTTGGGACTTACCAGGGCGGCGCCGCCGGCAGCGAGGGAGCCTCCGAGAGTCTCCATGTTAAGGATTACAAGTACTAG
- the LOC121765802 gene encoding UPF0481 protein At3g47200 translates to MVNDSAESNTGNSHTVGIWQVNKDRLASMQQRIANMPRILSGSAGKSSCSIFKVPQSFIDVNGRCYFPYIVSVGPYHHGDSRLLMIEEHKWRFLGALLKRRRINLEDLLRAVQPLEARARECYSADIHFSVDEFVEILTVDGCFVIELFRKFGGIVAFQADDPLLSVSWIYSFLLRDLIRLENQIPFFVLQCLFDLTEPPGEEPGPSLQTLALRFFNNILQRSDETVEKFGNLAGKHILDLLRSSFIPADYEEPRERKFMGTHVIHCISKLRRAGIRLKASEEDSFLVVRFRRGAIEMPKIAVDDFMYSFLLNCVAYEQCYRCCSKHMTTYATLLDCLINTAKDVEYLIDKNIVENYFGTDAELARFVNNLGKDVSFDIDSCYLSELFNEVNDYYDNHWHVQWASFKYTYFNTPWSFISALAAFVLLILTVAQTYFTVVSYVRPAN, encoded by the coding sequence ATGGTAAATGATTCAGCAGAATCGAACACCGGCAACTCGCACACCGTCGGAATCTGGCAAGTCAACAAGGACCGATTAGCTTCGATGCAGCAAAGAATCGCCAACATGCCGCGCATCCTGAGCGGCTCCGCCGGGAAAAGCTCCTGCTCCATATTCAAGGTGCCGCAGAGCTTCATCGACGTCAACGGCCGCTGCTACTTCCCTTACATCGTATCCGTCGGCCCCTACCACCACGGCGATTCCCGCCTCCTCATGATCGAGGAGCACAAGTGGCGCTTCCTCGGCGCTCTGCTCAAGCGCCGCCGCATCAATCTCGAGGATTTACTCCGAGCCGTGCAGCCGCTCGAAGCGAGAGCCAGAGAGTGCTACTCCGCCGATATCCACTTCTCCGTCGACGAATTCGTCGAGATTTTGACCGTCGACGGCTGCTTCGTGATTGAATTGTTCAGGAAATTCGGCGGAATCGTCGCGTTTCAAGCCGATGATCCGTTGCTGTCGGTGTCGTGGATTTACTCCTTTCTTCTTAGGGATTTGATTCGCCTCGAGAATCAGATCCCCTTTTTCGTGCTACAGTGTTTATTCGATCTGACCGAACCGCCCGGGGAAGAACCCGGTCCATCTCTCCAAACTCTAGCGCTTCGGTTTTTCAACAATATCCTACAGAGATCGGACGAAACCGTCGAGAAATTCGGTAACCTCGCCGGAAAACACATCCTGGATCTGCTCCGATCGAGCTTCATCCCAGCCGATTACGAGGAGCCGCGGGAGAGGAAGTTCATGGGCACGCACGTGATCCACTGCATCTCGAAGCTCCGGCGCGCGGGGATCCGGCTGAAGGCGTCGGAGGAGGATAGCTTCCTGGTGGTCCGGTTCCGGCGCGGCGCGATCGAGATGCCGAAGATCGCGGTGGATGACTTCATGTACTCGTTCCTATTAAATTGCGTGGCGTACGAGCAGTGCTACCGGTGTTGTTCAAAGCACATGACGACGTACGCGACGCTGCTGGATTGCCTGATCAACACGGCCAAGGACGTGGAGTATCTCATCGATAAGAACATCGTGGAGAATTACTTCGGCACCGATGCTGAATTGGCGCGATTCGTCAACAACCTTGGCAAGGACGTCTCGTTTGACATCGACAGCTGCTACCTCTCGGAGCTGTTCAACGAGGTGAATGATTACTACGATAATCACTGGCACGTGCAGTGGGCGAGCTTCAAGTATACCTATTTCAACACGCCGTGGTCCTTCATCTCAGCCCTTGCTGCTTTCGTCTTGCTCATTCTCACCGTCGCCCAGACCTATTTCACCGTCGTATCCTATGTTCGCCCGGCCAACTAG